In Prescottella soli, a genomic segment contains:
- a CDS encoding HD domain-containing protein, whose protein sequence is MSEVIAGIPIPDTDLVREATSLVRDVADETLFNHSRRVFLWGALKSAARGLDVDLELAYVGGLFHDLGLTSAYATKDQRFELDGAEAARKFLLEHGRSEQEARNVWLAIALHTTPEVPLRLAPEVAVVTLGVETDVLGLDLDEITDAQRSEVVAAHPRPDFKNKILHAFYKGMVNRPDTTFGTMNDDVLAHFDPSFRRKDFVEIIENNAWPE, encoded by the coding sequence ATGTCTGAAGTCATTGCAGGTATCCCCATTCCCGACACCGACCTGGTTCGAGAGGCCACCTCGCTCGTGCGGGATGTGGCCGACGAAACCCTGTTCAACCACTCGCGCCGAGTGTTTCTCTGGGGAGCGTTGAAGTCGGCCGCACGCGGACTCGATGTCGATCTCGAACTCGCCTATGTGGGCGGTCTCTTCCACGATCTCGGCCTGACGTCGGCCTATGCCACCAAAGATCAGCGCTTCGAACTCGACGGTGCGGAGGCGGCCCGAAAGTTCCTGCTCGAGCACGGCCGGTCCGAGCAGGAGGCTCGCAATGTGTGGTTGGCGATCGCGTTGCACACGACGCCCGAGGTCCCGCTGCGGCTCGCGCCGGAGGTCGCGGTGGTGACCCTGGGTGTGGAGACCGACGTGCTCGGCCTCGACCTCGACGAGATCACCGACGCGCAGCGTTCCGAAGTCGTTGCGGCCCATCCGCGGCCGGATTTCAAGAACAAGATTCTGCATGCGTTCTACAAGGGCATGGTCAATCGTCCCGACACCACGTTCGGAACCATGAACGACGATGTTCTGGCGCACTTCGACCCCTCGTTCAGAAGGAAGGACTTCGTCGAGATCATCGAGAACAACGCCTGGCCCGAATGA
- a CDS encoding Dps family protein, with amino-acid sequence MTTVQTAIGFQASARLSGHLQRVLVDLIALQLNAKQSHWNVVGHNFRDLHLQLDEIVELAREAGDTIAERMRALDAVPDGRPTTVATATTMPLLPPGEQNTATVVDLVTEQLRHTAAVVREVHDDVDAEDPSTADLLHQVVNGLEKQAWMLRSENRSVK; translated from the coding sequence ATGACAACCGTGCAGACCGCCATCGGTTTCCAGGCGTCGGCCCGGCTCAGCGGCCACCTGCAGCGAGTCCTGGTCGATCTGATCGCGCTGCAGCTCAACGCCAAACAATCGCACTGGAATGTCGTCGGCCACAACTTTCGGGACCTTCATCTGCAACTCGACGAGATCGTGGAACTGGCCCGCGAAGCCGGCGACACCATCGCCGAACGCATGCGCGCTCTGGACGCCGTACCCGATGGCCGTCCGACGACCGTCGCAACGGCCACGACCATGCCCCTGCTTCCGCCGGGTGAGCAGAACACGGCGACTGTTGTCGACCTTGTCACCGAACAGCTGCGCCACACGGCGGCCGTGGTGCGCGAGGTCCACGACGACGTCGATGCCGAGGATCCCTCCACTGCCGACCTGCTGCACCAAGTCGTCAACGGGCTCGAGAAACAAGCGTGGATGCTCCGCTCGGAAAACCGGTCAGTGAAGTGA
- a CDS encoding cupin domain-containing protein, giving the protein MTDLSTPQPIRESDGKGWLDLGPRDIWRDRENPDIIVPPTTDSGTMANMKFSFSDAHQRLEEGGWAREVTNREIPASLDVAGVNMALAPGAYRELHWHKEAEWGLVLVGSCRLTAIDEHGRSFIDDVKAGDVWNFEAGLPHSIQGLEDGVEFLLVFSDPDFSENFTFLLSGWFAHTPQDVLAANLKKTVGEISSFPKSDKYIFNASLPGSIGDVDRPVPAGKVASPFSLHIEDVEPIESEAGRVRIVDVNVFPAAKTISAAFVEVEPGGMRELHWHPKAAEWQYYIQGKARMSIFNSNGLSRTFDFQAGDVGIVPLVAGHYVQNIGDEKLVFVEVFKYPEYSDISANKWLASNPAQVVADHLDVTAQFVESLPLDDTPAPVIWYDQSKVRK; this is encoded by the coding sequence GTGACCGACCTATCGACACCGCAACCGATTCGGGAAAGTGATGGGAAGGGATGGCTGGATCTCGGCCCGCGCGACATCTGGCGTGACCGCGAGAACCCCGACATCATCGTCCCGCCGACCACCGACAGCGGGACGATGGCGAACATGAAGTTCTCGTTCTCCGACGCGCATCAGCGACTGGAGGAGGGTGGCTGGGCACGCGAGGTCACCAACCGCGAGATTCCTGCGTCACTCGACGTCGCCGGCGTGAACATGGCGCTCGCGCCGGGTGCGTATCGAGAACTGCACTGGCACAAGGAAGCCGAATGGGGGCTGGTTCTCGTCGGCAGTTGCCGTTTGACGGCGATCGACGAGCACGGACGCTCGTTCATCGACGACGTGAAGGCGGGGGACGTGTGGAACTTCGAGGCCGGCCTCCCGCACTCGATCCAGGGCCTCGAGGACGGCGTCGAGTTCTTGCTCGTGTTCAGTGATCCCGACTTCTCCGAGAACTTCACCTTCCTGCTGTCCGGCTGGTTCGCCCATACGCCGCAGGATGTCCTCGCCGCGAATCTGAAGAAGACAGTGGGCGAGATCAGCAGCTTCCCGAAGTCGGACAAGTACATCTTCAACGCGTCGCTTCCGGGTTCCATAGGGGACGTGGACCGCCCGGTGCCTGCAGGGAAGGTGGCTTCGCCCTTCAGTCTGCACATAGAGGACGTCGAACCCATCGAATCCGAGGCCGGCCGCGTGCGCATAGTCGACGTCAATGTGTTTCCGGCGGCGAAGACGATCTCGGCGGCGTTCGTCGAGGTGGAGCCGGGCGGTATGCGTGAATTGCACTGGCATCCGAAAGCGGCCGAATGGCAGTACTACATCCAGGGCAAGGCGCGGATGTCGATCTTCAACTCCAACGGACTGTCCCGTACGTTCGACTTCCAGGCGGGCGACGTCGGCATCGTCCCCCTCGTCGCCGGTCACTATGTTCAGAACATCGGCGACGAGAAGCTGGTGTTCGTCGAGGTGTTCAAATACCCCGAGTACTCGGACATCTCGGCGAACAAGTGGCTCGCATCGAACCCGGCGCAGGTCGTCGCCGACCACCTCGACGTTACGGCGCAGTTCGTCGAGTCGCTGCCGCTCGACGACACCCCGGCGCCCGTCATCTGGTACGACCAGTCGAAGGTCCGGAAATGA
- a CDS encoding TetR family transcriptional regulator — protein MGTDQFQRARSPQAKLQRELAILEAARRLATENSVREVTLTEIAAVVGMHKSAMLRYFETREEIFLRIAGTEWRDWSDEVCSRLSATEGADGSWIAELLVTTLLERPMFCDLLVQAPLNLEKNVSLDSVRQFKLRAIAANRSVAVELQRVAGLDLSAAVDVVTVATSMAGALWQMAEPGPRLREFYRSDPQLSHAIVEVAPRLRRTIEALVAGFPSTEPRWSADD, from the coding sequence ATGGGTACTGATCAGTTCCAGCGCGCACGGAGCCCTCAGGCGAAACTCCAGCGTGAACTCGCGATCCTCGAGGCCGCGCGCCGACTGGCCACCGAGAACAGCGTGCGCGAGGTCACGTTGACCGAGATTGCCGCTGTGGTCGGGATGCACAAATCTGCGATGCTGCGGTACTTCGAGACCCGCGAGGAGATCTTCCTGAGGATCGCCGGCACCGAGTGGCGCGACTGGTCCGACGAAGTCTGCTCGCGACTATCTGCCACCGAGGGGGCGGACGGGAGCTGGATCGCGGAGCTTCTTGTGACCACGCTTCTCGAGAGACCGATGTTCTGCGATCTGCTGGTGCAGGCTCCACTCAATCTGGAGAAGAACGTCTCGCTCGACAGCGTCCGCCAGTTCAAACTCCGCGCAATCGCGGCCAACCGCTCGGTCGCAGTCGAGCTGCAGCGGGTGGCCGGCTTGGATCTGTCCGCGGCGGTCGACGTCGTCACCGTTGCGACGAGCATGGCCGGCGCGTTGTGGCAGATGGCCGAGCCGGGGCCCCGGCTTCGCGAGTTCTACCGCAGTGACCCACAGCTGTCGCATGCCATCGTGGAAGTGGCACCGCGCCTTCGCCGTACGATCGAGGCCCTCGTCGCCGGGTTCCCGAGCACGGAGCCGCGCTGGTCGGCTGATGACTGA
- a CDS encoding SDR family NAD(P)-dependent oxidoreductase, translated as MDTHTWLITGSSRGFGRALTAAALEAGERVVATARKPEQLTALVEQFGDRILPVALDVTDAAQAIAAFDAAVEKFAEVDVVVNNAGYANIAPVETAPEDDFRRQFETNFWGVYNVSKAAIAVLKKQGGGTIIQFSSIGGRVGGTAGLGSYQAAKFAVDGLTRVMASETASLGIEYVVVEPGGFATDWAGASMDIQSIPEDYQSTVGAMAKTMGSEATTAGDPKRAAETLVRVVKDGHLPTHFVLGAGAAQAAIEYSLSQIAESSRWSNVSTSLDYGRPYPVGLPPATPEFP; from the coding sequence ATGGACACACATACATGGCTCATAACAGGTTCCTCGCGCGGCTTCGGCCGGGCGCTCACCGCTGCGGCTCTCGAGGCCGGCGAACGGGTGGTCGCGACGGCGCGCAAGCCCGAACAGTTGACGGCGCTCGTCGAGCAATTCGGTGATCGGATTCTTCCGGTCGCGCTCGACGTCACGGACGCGGCACAAGCAATCGCGGCGTTCGACGCGGCCGTGGAGAAGTTCGCCGAGGTCGATGTGGTCGTCAACAACGCCGGGTACGCGAACATCGCGCCGGTCGAGACCGCTCCCGAAGACGACTTCCGTCGGCAGTTCGAGACCAACTTCTGGGGTGTGTACAACGTCTCGAAGGCCGCGATCGCGGTGCTGAAGAAGCAGGGCGGCGGCACCATCATCCAGTTCTCCTCCATCGGCGGCCGAGTCGGTGGAACAGCGGGCCTGGGCTCCTATCAGGCCGCGAAGTTCGCCGTGGACGGCTTGACCCGTGTAATGGCAAGCGAGACAGCGTCGCTCGGTATCGAGTACGTCGTTGTCGAACCGGGCGGGTTCGCCACCGACTGGGCAGGCGCGTCGATGGACATCCAATCGATCCCGGAGGACTACCAGTCGACGGTTGGTGCGATGGCGAAGACCATGGGCAGCGAAGCGACCACGGCAGGTGATCCGAAGCGCGCTGCAGAAACCCTGGTACGCGTGGTCAAGGACGGCCACTTGCCGACACACTTCGTGCTCGGCGCCGGCGCGGCGCAGGCCGCGATCGAGTACTCACTCAGCCAGATCGCCGAGTCCAGCAGGTGGTCCAACGTGAGCACCTCGCTCGACTACGGCCGGCCCTACCCCGTCGGGCTGCCGCCGGCGACGCCCGAGTTCCCGTGA
- a CDS encoding alpha/beta fold hydrolase, whose protein sequence is MSTPTTPSIVFAHGLWADGSCFSKVIPALQAEGHEVVSTQNSLDTLEGDVAAVKRALGRVRSPAILVGHSYGGTVITAAGTDDRVAGLVYIAALAPDEDETSQSLQAKFPTTDVFAHVEIADGRIWLRSDGIECFAGDLSEQEQQLVLATQGVPAADLFEQQVPGTAWKSKPSWYIVGRNDRTVHPELERFCAERMDASTYEADSSHVPMLSQPSLVIDVIRTAARSCQGA, encoded by the coding sequence ATGTCGACGCCGACCACGCCGAGCATCGTATTCGCCCACGGCTTGTGGGCCGATGGGTCCTGTTTCAGCAAGGTGATACCGGCATTGCAGGCAGAAGGGCACGAGGTGGTGTCCACGCAGAACAGCCTCGACACCCTGGAAGGCGATGTCGCTGCGGTCAAGCGGGCTCTGGGGCGGGTCAGAAGCCCGGCTATCCTCGTCGGGCATTCGTACGGTGGCACCGTCATCACAGCAGCGGGAACCGATGACCGTGTCGCGGGGCTCGTGTACATCGCCGCGCTCGCCCCGGACGAGGATGAGACGTCGCAGAGCCTGCAGGCCAAGTTCCCCACGACGGATGTGTTCGCGCACGTCGAGATCGCAGACGGTCGGATCTGGTTGCGATCGGACGGTATCGAATGCTTCGCAGGTGATCTCTCCGAACAGGAACAGCAGCTCGTGTTGGCGACTCAAGGGGTGCCCGCCGCAGATCTCTTCGAGCAGCAGGTCCCGGGCACCGCATGGAAATCGAAGCCGAGCTGGTACATCGTGGGCAGAAACGACCGCACCGTGCATCCCGAGCTGGAGCGCTTCTGTGCCGAACGCATGGACGCAAGCACCTACGAGGCGGACAGCAGCCACGTTCCGATGCTGTCCCAGCCCAGCCTGGTGATCGACGTGATCCGCACCGCCGCGAGATCCTGTCAAGGGGCGTGA